From a region of the Rathayibacter sp. VKM Ac-2804 genome:
- a CDS encoding glycoside hydrolase family 43 protein, which translates to MSAAVVPGGVAIGGVGAPFPNPLIPGFNPDPSVVRVDGVYHLVTSTFEYLPGIPVYRSTDFETWERVGNVATRAEQIGVEEVPTGLGVWAPTIRHHDGLFHVIVSVPAGVGTVVFTAADPAGEWSDGTVLTDADGGPLQGIDPDLAWDEDGTAFVTYSGLILSGGEAGAHLGIQQVRVDLAAGRILEEPRSLWSGTGGGFPEAPHLYRRSVDGRDVWYLLIAEGGTERGHGVSIARSDSPVGPFETAPGNPFLTARGTTRPVQNTGHGDLVEGPDGETLLVLLGVRPRGATRAFSALGRETFVTRVTWADGWPVAEPVALAPRGPLRDDVDFSGPLDAGWIGVRRLPTALATVADGRLSLPGEGRTLRHPQPTFVGRRQLTQTMQASVVVDVSAGVGGLAVRYDETTFASVEAESTGSGTRVTARAVIPSFEQEWIAELPEGPVTLMLESERDAGVGFGPGQMTSDFLVLRAEAGGVSRTLARIDGRSFTAETATSFTGRVLGLYATTGTPTFTAYRYAGTDD; encoded by the coding sequence ATGAGCGCGGCCGTCGTGCCGGGCGGAGTGGCGATCGGCGGAGTCGGCGCCCCCTTCCCCAACCCGTTGATCCCCGGCTTCAACCCGGACCCGAGCGTCGTCCGCGTCGACGGCGTCTACCACCTGGTCACCTCGACGTTCGAGTACCTGCCGGGCATCCCCGTCTACCGCAGCACCGACTTCGAGACCTGGGAGCGCGTCGGCAACGTCGCGACCCGCGCCGAGCAGATCGGCGTGGAGGAGGTGCCCACCGGCCTCGGCGTCTGGGCGCCGACCATCCGCCATCACGACGGCCTCTTCCACGTGATCGTGTCGGTGCCCGCGGGAGTGGGCACCGTCGTCTTCACCGCGGCGGACCCGGCCGGGGAGTGGAGCGACGGCACCGTCCTGACCGATGCCGACGGCGGCCCCCTCCAGGGCATCGACCCGGATCTCGCCTGGGACGAGGACGGCACCGCGTTCGTCACCTACTCCGGCCTGATCCTGAGCGGAGGGGAGGCCGGCGCGCACCTCGGCATCCAGCAGGTGCGGGTCGACCTCGCGGCCGGCCGCATCCTGGAGGAGCCGCGCTCGCTCTGGTCCGGCACCGGCGGCGGCTTCCCGGAGGCGCCGCACCTGTACCGGCGCTCGGTCGACGGCCGGGACGTCTGGTACCTCCTCATCGCCGAGGGCGGCACGGAGCGCGGCCACGGCGTCTCGATCGCCCGCAGCGACTCCCCGGTCGGCCCGTTCGAGACCGCGCCCGGCAACCCGTTCCTCACCGCCCGCGGCACCACCCGCCCGGTGCAGAACACCGGCCACGGCGACCTGGTGGAGGGCCCCGACGGCGAGACCCTGCTCGTCCTGCTCGGTGTCCGCCCGCGCGGGGCGACCCGTGCCTTCTCGGCGCTCGGCCGCGAGACCTTCGTCACCCGCGTGACCTGGGCGGACGGCTGGCCGGTCGCCGAGCCCGTCGCGCTCGCGCCGCGTGGTCCGCTGCGCGACGACGTCGACTTCTCCGGTCCGCTCGACGCGGGCTGGATCGGTGTGCGCCGCCTGCCGACCGCGCTCGCCACCGTGGCGGACGGCCGGCTGTCGCTGCCGGGGGAGGGGCGCACCCTGCGGCACCCGCAGCCCACGTTCGTCGGCCGCCGCCAGCTCACCCAGACCATGCAGGCCTCGGTCGTCGTCGACGTCTCGGCCGGCGTCGGCGGGCTCGCCGTCCGCTACGACGAGACGACGTTCGCGTCGGTCGAGGCGGAGTCGACCGGTTCCGGCACGCGGGTCACCGCCCGCGCCGTGATCCCGTCCTTCGAGCAGGAGTGGATCGCCGAGCTGCCGGAGGGCCCGGTGACGCTGATGCTGGAGTCCGAGCGCGACGCCGGCGTCGGCTTCGGCCCCGGCCAGATGACCAGCGACTTCCTCGTGCTCCGCGCGGAGGCGGGCGGCGTCTCCCGCACCCTCGCCCGCATCGACGGCCGCTCCTTCACCGCCGAGACCGCCACCTCCTTCACCGGCCGCGTCCTCGGCCTCTACGCCACCACCGGCACCCCGACGTTCACCGCCTACCGCTACGCAGGCACCGACGACTGA
- a CDS encoding SRPBCC family protein yields MSQIIETVDVNVPVSVAYNQWTQFEEFPKFLDEVESIQQVTDVLTVWKVKVGPVEREFEANITEQHPDERVAWNSTGGETDHAGVVTFHKLSDTETRVTVQLDWEPKGFFETVGSLVGAGSHAVKKDLKNFKEYIESKGTPDGAWRGDVEA; encoded by the coding sequence GTGTCGCAGATCATCGAGACCGTCGACGTCAACGTCCCCGTGTCCGTCGCGTACAACCAGTGGACCCAGTTCGAGGAGTTCCCCAAGTTCCTCGACGAGGTCGAGTCGATCCAGCAGGTCACCGACGTCCTGACCGTCTGGAAGGTGAAGGTCGGCCCCGTCGAGCGCGAGTTCGAGGCCAACATCACCGAGCAGCACCCCGACGAGCGCGTCGCCTGGAACAGCACCGGCGGCGAGACCGACCACGCCGGCGTCGTCACCTTCCACAAGCTCTCGGACACCGAGACCCGCGTCACCGTGCAGCTCGACTGGGAGCCGAAGGGCTTCTTCGAGACCGTCGGCTCGCTCGTCGGCGCCGGCAGCCACGCGGTCAAGAAGGACCTGAAGAACTTCAAGGAGTACATCGAGTCCAAGGGCACGCCGGACGGCGCCTGGCGCGGCGACGTCGAGGCCTGA